Genomic DNA from Peribacillus simplex NBRC 15720 = DSM 1321:
TAGATTTAAAGCTAAGAAAAAAGATGCAGTTTGAATTAAAAAAACTTCATGAACAATTCGAAATCACGTTCATATATGTCACTCATGATCAAGAAGAAGCATTAATCATGTCCGATCGAATTGCTGTTATGAACCAAGGTAGAATCGAACAAATTGACACGCCTCAGCAAATCTATAACAATCCAAAGACTCTTTTTGTTGCCGACTTTATTGGGGAAACCAATGTAATAGATGTGGATTTATTAGAAAGCCAGAATAGAGAAAATCTATTAAATGAGTTTTCACAAGTTAGGAATTCAGGTAAAAAGCTTGTAATAAGACCTGAACACTTAAACATTACCCAAAGTCGCTTTCAGCCTAATAGAATTACGTTTGAGGCTAAATTAAAAAAGGTCCATTTTGTAGGTTCAAAAAGAGTGGTAGAGTGTGTATCAGGCTCTCAGGAGATTGTTGTAAACCTATCTGATGAGGAGCAAATGGATCATCTTGGTGAGAGTATTTGCTTGAGTGCTAGAAAAGACTTGGTGAAAATACTTTAATATGTTGGTAAGCTCTGTTAAGAGGAAACTTTACAGAGCTTTTTTTTATTCAAGTAACTGGACTACTTTATAAAAGGCCAGCAACAGAGGTTGAAATTGCCGATGATACAAGTTTCTTTAAGACCATTCATAAATCAAAAGGCGATGAATTTGATAATGTTCTTGTTGTGATCCCAACAATTAATGATAATAAGAGTTTGGAATTTTTACTTGCACCTAAATGAGTAAGGAAGATCATCGGGTTTATTATGTGGTGTTAAGTAGGGCGAAGAAGAAGCTATATATTAATGTAACGGAAATTTCGAGCAGAGTAATTCAGGAGTTAGAGCATTTAAATATAGACCATATTTATCTGTAACAGACGATTTATTTTAAAATAGGAGTTGGAATCAAGTGCTTTTCTGTGAGAGTATAAGGGAAATTTATATTCAAATATGTTGAATTTGGATTATAAAAACTCTTGATGAAATGGACCAAAGAGGGCCAATAGTCACCAAATGAGAAAATTATTTACTTTATCTGAATGCAAAAAGCTCCATAAAGTTTCAATCCTGAGGCGCCTTTTTCATAATCGAAAAAACTTATCATGCCTATTTTACTTTCCATCGCAAACATTCCCTTTTCGCCTTTAATTTATTAAGATAGGTAAATTATTCTGTCATAAGTTTAATCTTTTCTTTTATAGATATAGATCTGAAACTTAATTAATCTTTTCAATTTTAACTGGAAAATCATCATTGATACCTGCAAGCTTTTCTGTTCCAGATACAATTTTACCTAATTTAATAAGTCTATTTGAATAGCCAAAATCTTTATAAAATATGGCCAAATTTCCCCAAGGGGAAAAATAAGTGAAATCTCCAACTGAAGGCTCACTCCCTGATGGTGCATCTTCTGTAGATAATCTTTTTGGTAGAAGACTAATTTTTTCGGTTACTGCATGATCTTCTAATGTTAATGTTAATGGCAGTAATGTTAAAAAATCCCTACTCGTTGGATTATCATACATGTTCACAATTACTTCCTCGTTATTAAAAGTCAATTTTATCCTAACATCTTTTAAATTATCATTATCAATTGTAGAATCTTGACTATTCTCATTGCTTGAAGTATTACTCACAGTATCACCGCCATTAGTATTAGATCCATTATTGTCATTACTGCCGCAAGCAGCGAGAGCAAAGGTCATCGTCAAAATGAGGACCAGAGATACTTTTTTCATCTTGTTTTTCTCCTGTAAAATTATTTTATGTCGAATGAATGGAAATTTTCTCTTTTTGCCAGTAGTAGTTCAGCATGATTGGCTAATACGTTGATTTTCTATCCTTTTTAAGAGCATATTCAGCTACCTATTCCATTTGTTCATGTGAGGATACAACGTTTACTATATAAAATGCTTGATGAATCTCTTCTTAGATCTCTTGTAAACGGGATTCACGACGAGCTGCTAAAACAAATTTTACGCCTTTAGATGTATGTTCTCTAGCAGTCACTTCTCCAATTTACGGTTTATGTTATACATAAAGATTCTCCTTCATTCCTAATAAATAGGTAGAACCACATAAGTATTCAATATTTAATATTGATAAGAATAGGTTAATCGTTAAAGTCGTCTTTAAAGCAAGGAGTTTTTTTCATTTTTCTTTTAATATTATGAGTTGTGTTAAAGTTTACTTTAAGGCTTATATTAATGTTGAAGTGAACAATATCTATCTGATCAAAGTGAGGAAAGGAAGGGATATAGAAGAGGAGATAATCAACTTTAATTCTAATCTTAAAAATGATGCTTTTGAGATTGAACTGAACTAATAATAACGATGGAGGTTGTAATGGAATGGAATTTCATATAAAAGAGGCTGCTGCAAGGGTAGGTTTACCTACACATACACTTCGATATTATGAACAAGAGGGTCTTCTACCCTTTGTAAAAAGAGATGACAATGGAAATCGTATTTTTGAAGAGGCCGATTTAACGTGGTTAGAGTTTATTGTATGTTTACGGAAAACTGATATCGCTCTTTCGGAATTACGTAAGATAGTTGAGTTAACACAAGAAGGTGAGTGTACATTCGCTCTACGCAAACAGATATTTGAAAAACATAAAGAGAAAATGATGGAGAAACAAAGAGAATTGGATATAGCTTTTAAAAAAATTGAAACGAAAATAGAGTACTACGATAAATTAGAAAAGAAGTATCAAGAAGAAAAAGAAAGTGTGTCGCCTAAAGCTTAATTAAGAAATCACCAGGTCGTTTCTTTTAGCCAATGGACAAATTGCACTAAATTTTATGGCGTACTTTAGAGTGTAATGGGTATATTAATATGTATAAAACAGTAAAAATGCTTTTTTGGGGGGAATTGTAAGATCATTTCATTTATAGTATGGTTGTTCAAATACTAAGAATGGTATGGATCTGTAAAAACAATAATGTGAAATTAGAAGCTTTCCAATGGCAAAACAGTGTATGCTCATTTCTTAATGAGCATACACTGTTTTATTTATTGTTTATTTAGATAGTTGTTTTGTGGGACTATACATGTAATTTCTTAGTAAAATAAATACTACACTCAATATTAATGATAATAATCCCACTAATACGACGTATTGTGTACCCATTCCTGAAATAAATAATCCACCTACAGCAGTGCCAAATGTTGTTCCAAGGTTAACTGATGTTAAAAATAAGCCATTAGCGAAATCTGGAGCTTCGGGAGCTGAAGACATAATCCAATATTGATTAATATTAGTTCCTATACCAGCTAATATTCCCCATACTAAAGTAATGATAGCCATAGGTACAGTAAACTGTCCCATTAAGAATAATATGATGTAAACTATTCCTAATGCGAGTGGATAAGAAACAACAGATTTGATGGCATCTTTAGTAAGTAACTTCCCCGCTATAATGTTTCCAATAATACTTGCCCCACCAAATATGACTAACATAAAACTAATTGATTTCCCAGAGATATTCGTAACGGTTTTAAGATACTCAGCAAGATAACTATAAACCCCAAATACTGCTGAATTTAGGAAAATGACAGCAATAATAGCTAACCAAGTAATCGGCTTTTTTAATACGCTTAATTGAGATCCGTAAGAAAGTCTTTCCTTAACAGGCATTGAAGGGAAAAATACAAATGTAGCAATGAATGCTATAGCAGTCACAATAGCAAAGAATAACATCGCCATTTGAAACGAAACTGCACTAGCAAGAAAACTTGCGACTGGTACACCAAGTACCATACCTGCAGATACCCCTATAAGTACCTTAGCAACGGCTTTTGGAGATTCTTCCTTGTGAACCGAGTTAGCAGCCATTGTAAAAGCCGCTGAAAAATAAATTGGATGAAAAATGGCCGGAATAACACGAGCAATTATAGCGATGGTAAAGTTAGATGTGAATATGGAGACAATGTTACCCAGAACGAAAATACCAAGTACAAGTAACATTGCCCTCTTGCGATTTAGCCCAGAAAATAATAGCGGCATAGTAGGACCACATATTGAAACAGTAAGTGCAAAGAGACTCACCAACAACCCAGCCTTAGATACACTGATTCGAAAGTGGTCAGCAATGTAGGGTAATATCCCTATAACCCCCATTTCAGTATTT
This window encodes:
- a CDS encoding cyclophilin-like fold protein; this encodes MKKVSLVLILTMTFALAACGSNDNNGSNTNGGDTVSNTSSNENSQDSTIDNDNLKDVRIKLTFNNEEVIVNMYDNPTSRDFLTLLPLTLTLEDHAVTEKISLLPKRLSTEDAPSGSEPSVGDFTYFSPWGNLAIFYKDFGYSNRLIKLGKIVSGTEKLAGINDDFPVKIEKIN
- a CDS encoding MFS transporter, whose product is MAKRNNLLIFILAIGAFGIINTEMGVIGILPYIADHFRISVSKAGLLVSLFALTVSICGPTMPLLFSGLNRKRAMLLVLGIFVLGNIVSIFTSNFTIAIIARVIPAIFHPIYFSAAFTMAANSVHKEESPKAVAKVLIGVSAGMVLGVPVASFLASAVSFQMAMLFFAIVTAIAFIATFVFFPSMPVKERLSYGSQLSVLKKPITWLAIIAVIFLNSAVFGVYSYLAEYLKTVTNISGKSISFMLVIFGGASIIGNIIAGKLLTKDAIKSVVSYPLALGIVYIILFLMGQFTVPMAIITLVWGILAGIGTNINQYWIMSSAPEAPDFANGLFLTSVNLGTTFGTAVGGLFISGMGTQYVVLVGLLSLILSVVFILLRNYMYSPTKQLSK
- a CDS encoding MerR family transcriptional regulator gives rise to the protein MEFHIKEAAARVGLPTHTLRYYEQEGLLPFVKRDDNGNRIFEEADLTWLEFIVCLRKTDIALSELRKIVELTQEGECTFALRKQIFEKHKEKMMEKQRELDIAFKKIETKIEYYDKLEKKYQEEKESVSPKA